The Vicia villosa cultivar HV-30 ecotype Madison, WI linkage group LG1, Vvil1.0, whole genome shotgun sequence genome includes a region encoding these proteins:
- the LOC131647188 gene encoding uncharacterized protein LOC131647188: MDFMKVINELGYVKIKGMWYHHPKLSFERGLRPFDSDADVLKFGEEMNGYDIGNIYVEHVVDEPEVLTEEEVREYVEVHMEEENVEEREKVNVEEREKVNMEGREEVNMEEREEINVEEREEINVEEGGEEVNEDESEEDEDFVQDEIDDLGDSEFDDLVEDDWDWTHEVPSHTFTQENNDATQVSSTQEPTKASDFQEAYDVESDELDTPRGSDDDGDEPTFPKFKMPESGDHVRFELGMSFASKSLIREAVKSFAMEKIKNLHITKNDRKRVVVRCDKDCPFYMRFSKRVANEYWQLVNMTDDHTCHRTAKNRQATTEWLAKKFIPLLRHTPEMRPKGLVAESLEKWGVKLSSAQAYRAKTRALELIHGAETEQYAYLRNYGEELRRSNPNTTVIIKCGMSDVGPVFERIYICLEACKAAFAYTCRPLIGLDACFLKGEYGGQLMAAVGMDGNNQIYPIAYAVVEAETRDSWKWFLDLLLADLNNIFPRDWYRLCVKHLYGNWKKKYPGAHMKELLWQAARATVVPDWERAMNKIELIDPAACKDMKDIPAAMWSRSAFRTYSHCDLQVNNMCEAFNMAILEYRDKPIITLLEGIKHYITTRIVKQKNLITRFRGNICPRVEQTIERLKREAGGWTPTWHGDDAFNIFSVTNGTDTYEVNLQLHHCACRKWALSGIPCVHAIGCILHKKADTFPFVSQYYRKTSFMETYSNIVLPSNGPRLWPTTEGEPINPPVMRRAPGRPKKKRNKSNDEPTSSNVLPRILTTVKCKSCGNFGHNSRMCKGKTAADRQLPKGSNKTKKQTKASTSGNTKTKKQKKSSTDEAPTVLTQGSQAPLTQETTR; encoded by the exons ATGGACTTTATGAAGGTTATAAACGAGTTGGGTTATGTAAAAATCAAGGGCATGTGGTATCATCACCCAAAATTATCATTTGAGCGTGGGCTACGACCTTTTGACAGTGATGCAGATGTGTTGAAATTTGGGGAAGAAATGAATGGCTACGATATTGGTAATATCTATGTTGAGCATGTAGTAGATGAACCCGAAGTTTTAACAGAAGAAGAAGTAAGAGAGTATGTTGAAGTACATATGGAAGAAGAAAATGTGGAAGAGAGGGAAAAAGTAAATGTGGAAGAGAGGGAAAAGGTAAATATGGAAGGGAGGGAAGAAGTAAATATGGAAGAGAGGGAAGAAATAAATGTGGAAGAGAGGGAAGAAATAAATGTGGAAGAGGGGGGAGAAGAAGTAAATGAGGATGAAAGTGAGGAAGACGAAGATTTTGTGCAAGATGAAATAGATGATTTGGGGGATAGTGAATTTGATGACTTAGTTGAGGATGATTGGGATTGGACACACGAAGTACCAAGCCACACATTTACGCAAGAAAACAACGATGCAACCCAAGTCTCGTCAACCCAAGAACCAACCAAAGCATCTGATTTTCAAGAAGCCTATGATGTTGAATCAGATGAACTTGATACTCCCCGAGGAAGTGATGACGATGGTGATGAACCTACTTTTCCGAAGTTTAAAATGCCCGAAAGTGGTGATCATGTGAGATTTGAGCTTGGAATGTCATTTGCCTCAAAAAGTCTTATTAGAGAGGCAGTGAAGTCATTTGCAATGGAAAAGATAAAAAACCTACATATCACGAAAAACGATAGGAAGCGAGTTGTTGTTAGGTGTGATAAGGACTGTCCCTTTTACATGAGATTTAGTAAAAGGGTAGCGAACGAATACTGGCAGTTGGTGAACATGACTGATGATCACACTTGTCATAGGACTGCTAAGAATAGGCAAGCTACAACAGAATGGCTGGCTAAGAAATTTATACCCCTCTTGAGACATACACCTGAAATGAGGCCAAAGGGTTTGGTTGCAGAGTCACTTGAAAAGTGGGGTGTGAAGTTGTCGTCGGCACAAGCATACAGGGCCAAAACAAGAGCATTGGAACTAATACATGGTGCTGAGACTGAGCAATACGCATATTTGAGAAATTATGGTGAGGAGCTCAGAAGGTCTAATCCTAATACCACTGTGATAATCAAGTGTGGGATGTCTGATGTTGGACCTGTTTTTGAGAGGATATACATTTGTCTAGAGGCCTGTAAAGCAGCATTTGCATATACCTGTAGGCCTTTGATTGGTCTTGATGCATGTTTTTTGAAGGGTGAGTACGGTGGTCAGCTAATGGCGGCAGTGGGAATGGATGGGAACAATCAAATTTATCCAATTGCTTATGCTGTGGTGGAAGCCGAGACAAGAGACTCATGGAAGTGGTTTCTGGATCTTTTATTAGCAGATCTGAACAACATTTTTCCAAG GGATTGGTACAGGCTGTGTGTTAAGCACTTGTACGGAAACTGGAAGAAGAAGTACCCTGGCGCACATATGAAAGAGTTACTATGGCAAGCAGCTAGGGCAACTGTAGTTCCAGATTGGGAAAGAGCCATGAACAAGATTGAACTTATCGATCCAGCTGCTTGTAAAGACATGAAGGACATTCCGGCTGCCATGTGGAGTAGGTCTGCATTCCGCACTTACAGTCATTGTGATTTGCAGGTAAATAACATGTGTGAGGCGTTCAACATGGCTATATTGGAGTATAGAGACAAGCCCATCATCACTTTACTCGAAGGTATAAAGCATTACATTACAACAAGGATAGTGAAGCAGAAAAATCTCATTACTCGATTCAGAGGCAATATTTGTCCTAGGGTGGAACAAACTATTGAAAGATTAAAGAGGGAGGCTGGTGGTTGGACACCAACATGGCACGGAGATGATGCTTTCAATATCTTTAGTGTGACCAATGGTACGGACACTTACGAGGTGAACTTACAACTACATCATTGTGCTTGCCGTAAATGGGCTCTAAGCGGCATTCCATGTGTTCACGCCATTGGTTGTATTTTACACAAAAAGGCTGACACATTTCCTTTTGTGTCACAGTATTATAG GAAAACAAGTTTCATGGAAACATACTCTAATATTGTTCTACCTTCGAATGGTCCAAGACTTTGGCCAACAACGGAAGGTGAACCAATTAATCCACCAGTCATGAGGAGAGCTCCAGGACGacccaaaaagaaaagaaacaagtctAATGATGAGCCCACTTCAAGCAATGTGTTACCTAGAATCTTGACAACTGTCAAGTGCAAAAGCTGTGGGAATTTTGGGCACAATTCAAGGATGTGCAAGGGAAAGACAGCGGCGGATCGACAGTTGCCCAAAGGAAGTAATAAGACAAAGAAGCAGACGAAAGCATCAACCTCAGGAAATACCAAAACAAAGAAGCAAAAGAAGTCATCAACCGATGAAGCGCCTACTGTTTTGACACAAGGATCGCAGGCGCCTCTAACACAAGAAACAACTAGATAG
- the LOC131643307 gene encoding multicopper oxidase LPR2-like: protein MEKTLFLKLLTLSALLLCFVTSSSSASPSSIDTLKLVNASKLEMFVDELPHMPKIYGYDVVDGVPKSKSFKIGMFKKKWKFHRDLPPTTVYAYGLTKQKASIPGPTIEALHRITTHVTWQNHLPPNHILPWDPTIPTALTKTTHGIPTVVHLHGGIHHSESDGNANSWFTSSFKIKGPTWTNQTYHYSNNQHPGNLWYHDHAMGLTRVNLLAGLIGSYIIRHPNIETPLQLPHGDEYDRPLVLFDRSFKTDGSIYMNSTGNNPSIHPQWQPEYFGDAIIVNGKAWPRLTVRRRKYRFRIINASNARFFRLFFTNGLRLVHVASDSAYITKPAASNKTLVGPSEITDFIVDFSKSKSNVAILANDAPYPYPSGDPVDELSGNVMKFIISPDKEVDTSRIPKKLVEYPVADLSSVTQTRYIAMYEYTSNIDEPTHLYLNGKPYDDPVTETPKAGSTEVWYVINLTDDNHPLHIHLGLFKVLDQTELVKADDFKDCMTKVNDAVKCHVEKYASGKKVKVPNYEKGWKNVFKMRPGFVTKIVVRFGYIHTNASYEFDATSGPGYAYHCHILDHEDNAMMRPLKIIK from the exons ATGGAGAAAACACTGTTCTTGAAACTACTCACTCTTTCAGCACTTTTATTATGTTTCGTTACTTCATCATCATCGGCATCACCATCATCAATAGATACACTCAAACTGGTAAATGCTTCGAAGCTTGAaatgtttgttgatgagcttcCACATATGCCAAAAATCTATGGCTACGACGTTGTAGATGGCGTCCCCAAATCAAAGTCTTTCAAGATTGGCATGTTCAAGAAAAAATGG AAATTCCACAGAGATCTTCCACCAACAACCGTTTACGCTTACGGATTAACCAAACAAAAAGCAAGCATTCCTGGCCCAACAATCGAAGCTCTCCACAGAATCACCACCCACGTGACGTGGCAAAATCACCTCCCTCCAAACCACATACTTCCATGGGACCCAACAATCCCCACCGCCTTGACCAAAACAACCCACGGCATCCCCACCGTGGTCCATCTCCACGGTGGAATCCACCACTCCGAAAGCGACGGAAACGCCAACTCATGGTTCACCTCAAGCTTCAAAATCAAGGGACCCACTTGGACAAACCAAACCTATCACTATTCAAATAACCAACACCCTGGAAACTTATGGTATCACGATCACGCTATGGGTTTGACCAGAGTCAACCTTCTCGCTGGCTTAATCGGGTCCTACATCATACGTCACCCTAACATCGAAACCCCGTTACAATTACCTCACGGTGACGAATACGATCGACCGTTGGTTCTCTTCGACCGTAGCTTCAAAACCGACGGTTCGATTTACATGAACTCAACCGGGAACAACCCTTCGATTCATCCACAGTGGCAACCGGAGTATTTCGGCGACGCCATTATCGTTAACGGAAAAGCTTGGCCTCGTTTAACCGTACGACGTCGTAAATATAGATTCCGTATAATCAACGCAAGCAACGCTAGATTCTTTAGATTGTTCTTCACCAACGGTCTAAGATTGGTCCACGTGGCATCTGATTCTGCTTATATTACAAAACCAGCTGCAAGTAATAAGACTCTCGTGGGGCCATCTGAGATCACAGATTTTATAGTTGATTTTTCGAAATCAAAGAGTAATGTAGCTATTCTAGCTAATGATGCACCGTATCCTTACCCTTCCGGTGATCCGGTTGATGAGTTAAGTGGTAATGTTATGAAATTTATAATCTCACCGGATAAAGAGGTTGACACGTCACGGATACCGAAAAAACTTGTGGAGTATCCGGTTGCTGATTTATCGAGTGTAACGCAGACACGGTACATTGCTATGTATGAGTATACTAGTAATATTGATGAACCCACTCATTTGTATCTGAATGGGAAACCATATGATGATCCAGTTACGGAAACTCCGAAGGCTGGGTCCACTGAAGTGTGGTATGTGATTAATTTGACGGATGATAATCACCCGCTTCATATTCATTTGGGGTTGTTTAAGGTGTTGGATCAGACGGAGCTGGTGAAAGCGGATGATTTTAAGGATTGTATGACGAAAGTTAACGATGCTGTGAAGTGCCACGTGGAGAAGTATGCAAGTGGGAAGAAAGTTAAGGTGCCGAATTATGAGAAAGGGTGGAAGAATGTGTTTAAGATGAGACCTGGGTTTGTTACTAAGATTGTTGTGAGGTTTGGTTACATACATACCAATGCATCGTATGAGTTTGATGCAACCTCAGGACCTGGTTACGCTTATCATTGTCAT ATATTGGACCATGAAGATAATGCTATGATGAGACCATTGAAGATCATCAAGTGA